The Candidatus Fusobacterium pullicola nucleotide sequence ACAGCACCTATCTTTTTCTTTATCTCTTCAGCTGTTCTTTCTCCTATTAGAAGATTATGTTTTTGTCTTACATAATCTATAATAGTTGTATCAAATCTATCTCCAGCTACTCTAAAAGATGAAGTTTTTACTATTCCTCCTAATGATATTACAGCTATCTCTGAAGTTCCACCTCCAATATCTATTATTAGGTTTCCTTCAGGTTCAAATATATTAAGTCCTATTCCTATAGCTGCTGCCATTGGTTCCTCTATTAAGTAAGCCTCTCTAGCTCCAGCTTCTCTTGTAACATCTATAACTGCTCTTTTTTCTACTTGAGTTACCCCTGCTGGTACACAGATTATAACTCTAGGACTTGACAATCCCTTCTTTGTATTTATCTTCTTTAAAAAATTTCTTATCATTCTTTCAGTTACTTCATAATCTGCTATAACTCCATTTTTTAAAGGTCTTATTGTTTGGATATTTCCTGGTGTTCTTCCAAGCATCAATTTAGCTCTCTCTCCCACTTCGAAAACATCCTTTGTCTTCATGTTTAAAGCTACTACTGAAGGCTCATTCAGTATTACCCCTTTATTTTTTACACATATAAGTGTATTTGATGTCCCTAAATCTATTCCTAAATCTTCTGAAAATATTCCTAAAAATCTGTTAAGTATCTTTTTCATTTTTCACCTCTATTATATTTTTGCAATATCTTTTAATTTTATTCCTATCTCTGCTAACCTTTCCATAAACCTCTCTATTGGAAATCCCATTACTGTAAAGAAGTCTCCCTCTATCTTCTCTACAAATATCGAACCTTTATCTTGTATTCCATAAGCACCAGCTTTATCCATTGGCTCTCCAGTTGCTATATACCAATCTATCATCTCTGAAGAAAGTTTTTTAAAATATACCTTAGTTATCTTAGCATCAATAATAGATATATTTTTTTCTAGATTTATAAATGAGAAAGCAGTTATAACATTGTGGCTTCTATTCGATAGTTTTTCTAATATTCTCTTTGCCTCTATCTCATTTTTAGGTTTTCCTATAATTTCACCATCTACTTCAACTATTGTATCAGCCCCAACTACATACTCTGATGAATATTTTTCTGCTACTGCATATACTTTTTTATATGCTATATCCTTTATTTTCTCTACTACCTCTATCTTATCACTTATCTCTTCTATTTCTTCGCTTTTTATCACTAAATTAAATCCAATATTTTCTAATATCTCTTTTCTTCTTGGAGATTTAGATGCCAATATCATCTTTTTAGTCCTCCTTTACTCTTCTTTTAATCTCTCTTTCTCTTCTAATAACTCCATTAACCTTATCTGTTCTTGAAGTGCCTTTCTATCAGCTTCCATCTTCTTTTTTAATTTTCTTATTACTATTATTTTTGTAATGACTCTTCTAATACTCTTTGCTCCTATAAAGAAAAAAGAGAGGAAAGCCAGAATGTAAAAAGTTATATATAGATATAAAAATTGAACTTTTGATATTAATAAATCAAAAATAAACGTAGTTATTAATCCAAATTTCTTTCTATAAAAAATTAATTCTATACTTTTTTGTAATAATTCATCATTAGCTAACTGCTTTTTAAAAGGAATATCTAAACTATACATAAAACACAAAAATATAATACTTATGATTAGAATATATAAAAAGAAAATCCTTATATTATATACCATTTTTTTCCTATTACATTTTATAAAAAAATAATAAATATTTAATATAGCTAATAAAAATACAATAAAAAAAGTTACTCCAAAATATGTTTCTAAAAATGAGTATAAACCAATTTTTTTTAGATAACTTTCATAAAAATAACCAATAATTGTATAAATAAGCATATAAACATAAATAAATCTCAATTGAATTAAAATAGAAAAATCCTTCATTTCTCCCTCTTCATTTTTTTACTATACATCATATTGTACCATAGAGAATAATTGATTTCAACAGAAATTAGCTATAATAGAATCTATCTTATCAAATTGAAAAATAATTTTTTAATATAAATAATAAAAGGAGATACTCTTACTTCTTATAACTATTGTTTATCCAATAATTATAAAAGTGAATTTCTCTCCTTTTCTATTTTTAAATTTTAATTTCTATTAAAGATTACTTCCAAGAATTCATTCTTTCAGCTAGTTTTACTTTTTCTTCTTCTAGCTCTCTCATAAATCCTTCTAATATCTCTTTTGTACTCATAGGTTCATTTACCATTGCTGCAACTTGCCCTGCCATAACACTTCCGTTCTCAACATCTCCATCTACAACAGCAAGTCTTAGTTTTCCTGTTCCTAATTGTTCAATCTCCTCTTTAGGAGCTCCTACTTTTTCCATCTCTAATATTTGTTTAGCAAACTTATTTTCAATAACTCTTACAGGATGCCCAGTATAATTTCCAGTTGAAACTGTTGATCTATCCTTAGCTTTTAATATTGCATTTTTATAATTTTCATGTACAGTACACTCATTAGCTACTAAGAATTTTGTTCCAACTTGAATTCCTTCAGCTCCTAATGAAAGTGCCGCTAAGAATTGTTTTCCTCCAGCTATCCCTCCTGCTGCTATTACTGGAATATTTACAGCTTCTACAACTTGAGGAACTAGTGACATAGTAGTGATAGTTCCAATATGTCCTCCACCTTCCATTCCTTCAGCTATTATAGCGTCTGCTCCTATTTTCTCCATTCTTTTAGCAAGTGCTACAGAAGGAATTACTGGGATAACCTTTATTCCTGCTGCTTTTAATTTTTCCATATAAGGTCCTGGGTTCCCTGCTCCTGTTGTTACTACTGGTACTCCCTCTTCAATACACACATCTATCTGCTTTTCAACATCTGCCATCATAAGCATTAAATTTACTCCAAATGGATTAGAAGTTATTGATTTTACTTTTCTTATCTCTTGTCTTAAAACATCAACTGGCATTCCTCCACCAGCTATGATTCCTAATCCTCCATCCTTTGATACATGTCCTGCTAGGTTACCATTAGCTATCCATGCCATAGCTCCTTGAAATATTGGGTATTTTATTCCCAGTAGTTTACAGATTTTGTTATTTTCCATAAAGCCTCCTAAGTTCAATTCTTATTCTTTAAATACTTTTTTAAATCTATTAAATATCTCGTGTACTGAAAGAATTTCATTAATCTTCCATGCATCTCTTCCTGCGAAGAAAATTCCACCTTCATAGTCTCCATCATGACCTCTTACTAATCTTTCATTTACACAAAACTTATATGTACATTTTTTTAAACATTTTACACAATGTGTTGGTCTATCTGGATTATCATCTAAGATTTTTTGAACAAAGGGACTCATAATAGCATTAGCTGGTAATCCTGCTGAACTCATCATTTCAACAATATCACCTTCTTTTGCATTTACATACATATTTTTGAAAAAATCATCGACTTCACATTCCTCAGAAGCAACAAATCTACTTCCCATCTGTACTCCGT carries:
- a CDS encoding rod shape-determining protein, with protein sequence MKKILNRFLGIFSEDLGIDLGTSNTLICVKNKGVILNEPSVVALNMKTKDVFEVGERAKLMLGRTPGNIQTIRPLKNGVIADYEVTERMIRNFLKKINTKKGLSSPRVIICVPAGVTQVEKRAVIDVTREAGAREAYLIEEPMAAAIGIGLNIFEPEGNLIIDIGGGTSEIAVISLGGIVKTSSFRVAGDRFDTTIIDYVRQKHNLLIGERTAEEIKKKIGAVIELEEEECIEISGRNALNGLPRDIKICSSEIVEALGDLVQQIIEEVKVVLEKTPPELSSDIKRKGIYITGGGALLRGIDKKISENLNLNVTVSEDPLNSVINGIQVLLKNFEVYKKVLISPESDY
- the maf gene encoding septum formation protein Maf; the protein is MILASKSPRRKEILENIGFNLVIKSEEIEEISDKIEVVEKIKDIAYKKVYAVAEKYSSEYVVGADTIVEVDGEIIGKPKNEIEAKRILEKLSNRSHNVITAFSFINLEKNISIIDAKITKVYFKKLSSEMIDWYIATGEPMDKAGAYGIQDKGSIFVEKIEGDFFTVMGFPIERFMERLAEIGIKLKDIAKI
- the fabK gene encoding enoyl-[acyl-carrier-protein] reductase FabK → MENNKICKLLGIKYPIFQGAMAWIANGNLAGHVSKDGGLGIIAGGGMPVDVLRQEIRKVKSITSNPFGVNLMLMMADVEKQIDVCIEEGVPVVTTGAGNPGPYMEKLKAAGIKVIPVIPSVALAKRMEKIGADAIIAEGMEGGGHIGTITTMSLVPQVVEAVNIPVIAAGGIAGGKQFLAALSLGAEGIQVGTKFLVANECTVHENYKNAILKAKDRSTVSTGNYTGHPVRVIENKFAKQILEMEKVGAPKEEIEQLGTGKLRLAVVDGDVENGSVMAGQVAAMVNEPMSTKEILEGFMRELEEEKVKLAERMNSWK